The Rana temporaria chromosome 4, aRanTem1.1, whole genome shotgun sequence genome contains a region encoding:
- the LOC120935474 gene encoding alpha-1,6-mannosyl-glycoprotein 2-beta-N-acetylglucosaminyltransferase-like, with product MRLTLHKKKIAALLLFLGMAACAWLLLTSSSEDHPAALPFPVPSLPVETRHPSGFLLPRGSPLQMRLAAYSNNLRQPIFNAERFHGRPELVVVVQVRGGPGTGARLKLLAESLQTAGPGATGRLLLVLSMEKPCAEAVEAMNAIDFCRVMPIYFPYSATFYPDEFPGSDPADCPRDLPKETAKLKGCTNADYPDTHGHYREAAFAQEKHHWWWKLHFTWQTLREVVGYSGYTLFLEEGSYLLPDWLHALRLMQKQCKEEGCHLLSLGGAPSPDSMPDPQQLEISGFVAPKHRSALAISREVYYQLMGCLAEFCTYDDYNWDWSLQHVSATCLSHPLKVLSARLPRVLNLPGQPNERGMCARTGPCANMDAASQALREKVRELSGRLFPKTVEVTARQQDVRNPPPMKNGGWGDIRDHALCQSYARL from the coding sequence ATGCGGTTGACGCTACACAAGAAGAAGATCGCCGCCCTGCTGCTTTTCCTGGGAATGGCCGCCTGCGCCTggctcctcctcacctcctccagCGAGGACCACCCGGCCGCCTTGCCCTTCCCGGTGCCGTCGCTGCCCGTCGAGACCCGCCACCCCTCCGGCTTCCTGCTGCCCCGGGGTTCCCCTCTTCAGATGCGGCTGGCGGCCTACAGCAACAACCTCCGGCAACCGATCTTCAACGCCGAACGGTTCCACGGGCGCCccgagctggtggtggtggtacagGTCCGCGGAGGGCCAGGGACCGGCGCCCGCTTGAAGCTGCTGGCCGAGTCGCTGCAGACCGCTGGCCCGGGCGCAACCGGCCGCCTCCTCCTGGTGCTGAGCATGGAAAAGCCGTGCGCCGAGGCCGTCGAAGCCATGAACGCCATAGACTTCTGCCGGGTGATGCCCATCTACTTCCCGTACAGCGCCACCTTCTACCCGGACGAGTTCCCGGGCTCGGACCCGGCCGACTGCCCCAGGGACCTGCCCAAAGAGACCGCCAAATTGAAAGGTTGCACCAACGCGGATTACCCCGACACTCACGGACACTACCGGGAAGCGGCCTTCGCCCAGGAGAAGCACCACTGGTGGTGGAAGCTGCACTTCACCTGGCAGACGCTGCGGGAGGTGGTCGGGTACAGCGGCTACACCCTTTTCCTGGAGGAGGGCAGCTACCTGCTCCCGGATTGGCTGCACGCCCTCAGACTCATGCAGAAGCAGTGCAAGGAGGAAGGGTGCCACTTGCTCAGCCTCGGGGGCGCACCCAGCCCGGACTCGATGCCCGACCCCCAACAGCTGGAGATTAGTGGCTTTGTGGCGCCCAAGCACCGCTCCGCCCTCGCCATTTCCCGGGAGGTCTACTACCAACTGATGGGCTGCCTGGCCGAGTTCTGCACCTACGACGACTACAACTGGGACTGGAGCCTCCAGCACGTGTCCGCCACCTGCCTGTCCCACCCGCTCAAGGTGCTGTCCGCCCGCCTCCCGCGGGTCCTCAACCTCCCCGGCCAACCCAACGAAAGGGGGATGTGCGCCCGCACCGGCCCCTGTGCCAACATGGACGCCGCCTCGCAGGCCCTGCGGGAGAAAGTGCGCGAGCTGAGCGGCCGCCTCTTCCCCAAAACCGTGGAGGTGACCGCCAGGCAGCAGGACGTGCGCAACCCGCCGCCCATGaagaacgggggctggggggacaTCAGGGACCATGCGCTGTGCCAGAGCTACGCCAGGCTGTGA